A stretch of Planococcus citri chromosome 5, ihPlaCitr1.1, whole genome shotgun sequence DNA encodes these proteins:
- the LOC135846645 gene encoding uncharacterized protein LOC135846645, with the protein MSLNERKFVEVILACILLWLSFTTIDGQQQKCIYVKSTGFLDCRNKNLTSVPILPADTRVLDLSHNNIQRLNQNSFNSCLSVTEVYLANNSIKSLHYSTFEKLSSLRILDLSDNLLQNVFTDLPVSLEILYLDRNPLSSEYIFQQRLHYLKYLSLDGANLTRIPNFAQILPVLRYLNLDNNAGIQITDEDLRSLKTLQTLTVSQRVFGGRAKADRCNYFGKFARQRNIEVKNLECHNNKNFDLLAKSFVRDYTNNEVVYEGPDAVLNWNVQDANLFDLRSLISNGLANFFKALLVEKREAEETGAGKIREPIKMDDYVVKNPELALRNVFLSGFPLFKNVNQPQIGLSSSDPADMRRFKIGYKSAEDGRSMVLSGIFNFYTKVYRFSCELTEAVFKFDQNLMRMNDFTVKPMRTEQTLQFEKKRCTLNESSDRVTDDILMNMMTDALSKYWLDHAVNVAHAGLLDHQIKNYTSQFTNIYKRKLLSTLVLRTIDYLRTLNINSFDVSPTAHGSLKDNSLDMLFENQVYNIKIFNLFNHSDYNTTYKMSNEMAGNTFKVPMTTTVFYPVENSAILAISSKQDPNEVITFYIKNVEVNTVFELKTINKVTKVRPIDVSVKLIEVGEQKRDPIVIQILKKYLNLELSKEFQRALTFLMSEIDFESLNL; encoded by the exons gttCTAGATTTATCCCATAACAATATCCAACGCCTGAATCAGAATTCGTTCAACAGCTGCTTGTCAGTGACAGAGGTGTATTTGGCTAACAACAGTATCAAGAGCTTACACTACAGCACGTTCGAAAAATTGAGCTCGCTCAGAATTCTAGACTTGAGCGATAATCTTTTGCAAAATGTGTTCACCGATTTACCGGTGTCTTTGGAGATATTGTACTTGGATAGGAATCCGTTATCGAGCGAGTACATATTTCAGCAAAGATTGCATTATTTGAAGTATTTGAGTTTGGATGGAGCCAATTTGACCAGGATACCGAATTTCGCGCAAATTCTGCCCGTGCTGAGGTACCTGAATTTGGATAACAACGCTGGCATACAGATCACCGATGAGGATTTGAGGTCTTTGAAGACTTTGCAGACGTTGACTGTATCGCAGAGAGTGTTTGGAGGACGAGCTAAGGCGGACAGATGtaattattttggtaaattcgctCGTCAGAGGAATATCGAGGTGAAGAATCTCGAATGTCATAATAAca aaaatttcgacTTGTTGGCGAAATCTTTCGTGAGAGACTATACGAATAATGAGGTAGTTTACGAAGGTCCCGACGCGGTTTTAAACTGGAATGTGCAAGATGCGAATTTATTCGATTTACGAAGCTTGATATCGAACGGgcttgctaattttttcaaagctttgcTGGTTGAAAAAAGGGAAGCTGAAGAAACTGGTGCTGGTAAAATCAGAGAACCGATCAAGATGGACGATTACGTGGTTAAAAATCCTGAACTGGCTCTGCGTAATGTTTTTCTGAGCGGATTCCCCttgtttaaaaatgtcaatCAGCCACAAATCGGTTTAAGTTCTTCGGATCCTGCTGATATGAGAAGATTCAAG atcggTTACAAATCGGCCGAAGATGGAAGATCGATGGTCTTGAGCGGTATCTTCAACTTCTACACCAAAGTATACAGATTCTCGTGCGAATTGACCGAAGCTGTGttcaaattcgaccaaaaccTAATGCGAATGAATGACTTCACCGTTAAACCGATGCGAACCGAGCAAACGTTACAATTCGAGAAGAAAAGATGCACGTTGAACGAGTCATCTGACAGAGTCACCGATGACATCCTTATGAACATGATGACCGACGCTTTATCCAAATATTGGCTGGATCACGCCGTCAACGTAGCACATGCAGGCTTATTAGatcatcaaatcaaaaattacacttctCAGTTCACGAATATCTATAAACGAAAACTCTTATCTACTTTGGTACTGCGGACAATCGATTATTTGAGAACGCTGAATATAAATTCGTTCGACGTATCTCCTACCGCTCACGGGTCGTTGAAAGATAACTCGTTGGATATGCTGTTCGAGAACCAGGTttacaatattaaaattttcaatttattcaatcattCGGATTACAACACGACTTATAAAATGAGCAACGAGATGGCCGGTAATACGTTCAAAGTGCCTATGACCACCACCGTGTTTTACCCGGTTGAAAATTCGGCCATTTTAGCCATTTCTTCGAAACAAGATCCCAACGAAGTGATTACATTCTACATTAAGAATGTCGAAGTGAATACTGTTTTCGAACTCAAGACAATCAACAAGGTGACCAAAGTTAGACCGATCGATGTGAGTGTGAAATTAATCGAAGTAGGTGAACAGAAACGAGATCCGATTGTCATCCAGATATTGAAGAAGTATTTGAATTTAGAGCTTTCCAAAGAGTTCCAAAGAGCGTTGACTTTCTTAATGAGTGAAATTGATTTCGAGTCTTTGAACTTGTAA